From Cellulophaga lytica DSM 7489, a single genomic window includes:
- a CDS encoding DNA topoisomerase 3, with amino-acid sequence MKVCIAEKPSVAREIATVLGANTKHDGYFMGNGYAVTYTFGHLCTLCEPNDYKPHWKSWDLNNLPMLPNKFKTKVVQESGIQKQFKIVKKLFDQATVVINCGDAGQEGELIQRWVIDQAAYKGEVQRLWISSLTTEAIKEGFQKLQPATKYDNLYYAGFSRAIGDWLLGINATRLYTVKHGGYKQMLSVGRVQTPTLAMIVNRYHEIENFKPQPYWELQTLYRDTLFNCEKGRFLKKEEGEAFAAKVKENDFEIVSTTKKKGKEYAPKLFDLTGLQVYCNTKFGFSADETLKIVQKLYEQKVVTYPRVDTTFLPNDIYPKVAGILQKLTNYQNLTQVVLAGKIRKSAKVFNDKKVTDHHAIIPTGVQINLQHNQQLVYDIITKRFIAVFYPDCEVANTTVLGKTDTVPFKTTGKEILKKGWRVVFENPDAKNKPEKGILPSFEKGEKGPHEPSFLEKETKPPKQYTEASLLRAMETAGKQVDDDEMRELMKENGIGRPSTRANIIETLFRRKYIERKKKQLLPTQTGIKLIGIIKNKLLTSAELTGMWEKQLKQIESGNFYAGVFINNMKKMIDDLVYEVRIEQKHIKISHAATEKAAKPVKEKKITSVQGKTCPKCKQGVLLKGKTAYGCSAYKTGCKMVLPFVYMDKKISEKQYLRLLDKGCTVNLKGFKTEHGTKEGLLRFNDDFELVLEEKKVAPKQKQTTVTDPMPCPQCKTGTVLKGKTAYGCSAYKTGCNFKYPFSVLREKAAGKALTKELVYALLSKK; translated from the coding sequence ATGAAAGTTTGTATTGCAGAAAAACCAAGTGTTGCCCGTGAAATTGCTACTGTATTAGGTGCTAATACAAAGCATGATGGGTATTTTATGGGTAATGGCTATGCAGTAACCTATACTTTTGGCCATTTATGCACACTTTGTGAGCCTAACGACTATAAACCACACTGGAAAAGTTGGGACCTTAACAACTTGCCAATGCTACCCAATAAGTTTAAAACCAAAGTAGTACAAGAGTCTGGCATACAAAAACAGTTTAAAATTGTAAAAAAATTATTTGACCAAGCTACTGTAGTAATTAACTGTGGTGATGCTGGGCAAGAAGGAGAACTTATACAGCGTTGGGTTATAGACCAAGCAGCGTACAAAGGAGAGGTGCAACGCTTATGGATATCGTCTTTAACAACAGAGGCAATAAAGGAAGGGTTTCAAAAACTACAACCTGCTACCAAATATGACAATTTATACTACGCAGGTTTTTCTAGAGCCATAGGAGATTGGCTTTTGGGTATTAACGCTACACGTTTGTACACCGTAAAACACGGTGGTTACAAGCAAATGTTATCTGTAGGGCGTGTGCAAACACCTACTTTAGCTATGATTGTGAATAGGTACCATGAAATAGAAAATTTTAAGCCGCAACCGTATTGGGAGCTACAAACATTGTACAGAGACACACTGTTTAATTGCGAAAAAGGAAGGTTTTTAAAGAAAGAAGAAGGAGAGGCTTTTGCTGCAAAAGTAAAAGAAAACGATTTTGAAATTGTGTCTACCACCAAAAAAAAGGGCAAGGAATATGCGCCTAAGTTGTTTGACCTTACTGGCTTGCAGGTATATTGCAATACAAAATTTGGTTTTTCTGCAGATGAAACCTTAAAAATAGTACAAAAATTATACGAGCAAAAAGTGGTAACCTACCCAAGGGTAGATACTACCTTTTTACCTAATGATATTTACCCAAAAGTAGCCGGAATTTTACAAAAGTTAACCAATTACCAAAACCTTACGCAAGTTGTTTTGGCGGGTAAAATTAGAAAATCTGCCAAGGTTTTTAACGATAAAAAAGTAACAGACCACCACGCTATTATACCTACTGGTGTGCAAATAAATTTACAGCACAACCAACAGTTGGTGTATGATATTATTACCAAACGTTTTATTGCTGTTTTTTATCCAGATTGTGAGGTGGCAAATACAACGGTATTAGGTAAAACAGACACAGTGCCTTTTAAAACAACGGGTAAAGAAATTTTAAAAAAGGGCTGGCGTGTTGTTTTTGAAAATCCGGATGCTAAAAATAAGCCAGAGAAAGGCATTTTACCATCTTTTGAAAAAGGAGAAAAAGGACCGCATGAACCTTCGTTTTTAGAAAAAGAAACCAAACCACCAAAGCAATACACAGAGGCTAGTTTGCTACGTGCTATGGAAACCGCAGGCAAGCAGGTAGATGATGATGAAATGCGAGAGTTAATGAAGGAAAACGGTATAGGAAGACCGTCTACCAGAGCAAATATTATAGAAACACTTTTCAGGCGCAAATACATAGAGCGTAAAAAAAAGCAATTGCTACCAACCCAAACAGGCATAAAACTTATAGGCATTATAAAAAATAAATTGTTAACCTCTGCCGAGCTTACGGGTATGTGGGAAAAACAATTAAAACAAATTGAAAGCGGAAATTTTTATGCAGGTGTTTTTATCAACAACATGAAAAAAATGATTGACGATTTGGTGTATGAAGTCCGTATTGAACAAAAGCACATTAAAATTTCGCATGCAGCCACAGAAAAAGCTGCAAAACCTGTAAAAGAAAAGAAAATTACCTCTGTACAAGGTAAAACGTGCCCTAAATGCAAACAAGGTGTGTTGTTAAAGGGCAAAACTGCTTACGGTTGTAGCGCCTATAAAACAGGGTGTAAAATGGTATTGCCTTTTGTATATATGGATAAAAAAATATCTGAAAAACAGTATTTACGATTGTTAGATAAAGGTTGTACTGTTAACCTAAAAGGTTTTAAAACCGAGCACGGAACCAAAGAAGGTTTGTTGCGTTTTAATGATGATTTTGAGTTGGTGTTAGAAGAAAAAAAAG